A stretch of Mucilaginibacter terrae DNA encodes these proteins:
- the fabF gene encoding beta-ketoacyl-ACP synthase II — MEFKRVVVTGLGALTPIGNSVPEYWNGLINGVSGADFIKSFDVTHFKTKFACEVKNFDADAFLGRKDARKLDPFVQYALYSTEEAVKDAALDFEKLDTNRIGVIWGSGIGGLKTFLDEVVNFAKGDGTPRFNPFFIPKMIADIAPGHISIKYGLRGPNFTTVSACASSNNSLIDAFNYIRLGKANMFISGGSEAIINEAGIGGFNAMHALSTRNDDPSTASRPFDLDRDGFVAGEGAGTIILEELEHAKARGAKIYAEMMGGGMSADAYHMTAPHPEGLGAALVMKAALEDAGMTPADIDYVNVHGTSTPIGDPQEVKAIQEAYGDELYRINISSTKSMTGHLLGAAGAVEAIAAILAVKNDIVPPTINHFTDDPAFDPRINFTFNQAQKRVVRAAQSNGFGFGGHNASVIFKKYEE; from the coding sequence ATGGAGTTTAAACGAGTAGTTGTAACCGGACTTGGTGCGCTTACTCCGATAGGTAACTCCGTTCCGGAATACTGGAACGGGTTAATTAACGGAGTTAGCGGTGCCGATTTTATCAAGAGTTTTGACGTAACGCATTTCAAAACAAAATTTGCATGCGAAGTTAAAAATTTTGATGCCGATGCTTTTCTGGGCCGTAAGGATGCCCGTAAGCTCGACCCTTTTGTTCAGTACGCTCTGTACTCCACCGAAGAGGCGGTTAAAGATGCAGCGTTAGATTTTGAAAAGCTGGATACCAACCGTATCGGTGTGATATGGGGCTCGGGTATTGGCGGTTTAAAAACATTTTTGGATGAAGTGGTAAACTTTGCCAAAGGTGACGGTACGCCGCGCTTTAACCCGTTCTTTATTCCTAAAATGATCGCAGATATTGCCCCCGGCCATATCTCTATCAAATACGGTTTACGCGGACCAAACTTTACCACCGTTTCGGCATGTGCTTCGTCAAACAACTCGCTGATAGATGCTTTTAACTACATTAGGTTGGGTAAAGCAAATATGTTTATCAGCGGTGGTTCTGAAGCCATTATTAACGAAGCTGGTATAGGTGGTTTTAATGCCATGCACGCTTTAAGTACCCGTAATGATGACCCGTCAACGGCTTCACGCCCGTTTGACCTTGACCGCGACGGCTTTGTTGCCGGTGAAGGTGCAGGTACTATTATTTTGGAAGAACTGGAGCACGCTAAGGCCCGTGGTGCAAAAATTTATGCCGAAATGATGGGCGGTGGCATGAGTGCCGATGCCTACCACATGACGGCCCCGCACCCTGAAGGCTTAGGCGCAGCATTGGTAATGAAAGCCGCGCTTGAGGATGCCGGCATGACCCCTGCTGATATCGATTACGTAAATGTACACGGTACATCTACCCCGATCGGCGATCCGCAGGAAGTTAAGGCCATACAAGAGGCCTATGGCGACGAGTTGTATCGTATCAACATCAGCTCAACCAAATCAATGACAGGCCACTTGCTTGGTGCTGCCGGTGCGGTTGAAGCTATTGCAGCTATTTTAGCTGTTAAAAATGATATTGTACCTCCAACCATTAACCACTTTACCGATGATCCTGCTTTTGATCCGCGTATAAACTTTACGTTTAACCAGGCGCAAAAACGCGTGGTACGTGCGGCTCAAAGCAATGGCTTTGGTTTTGGTGGCCATAATGCTTCGGTAATCTTCAAAAAATACGAAGAATAA
- the rnc gene encoding ribonuclease III gives MPVSRLYKLYLSPHRKYVKTLKNLLGFVPGNLSLYRLAFRHKSVAQSVKKGVKNSNERLEFLGDAVLGSVVAEVLFKMYPYEDEGFLTELRSKIVSRNNLNQLARKLGLEGLIQYDNRMVASARQGSLLGDAFEALVGAVYLDKGYDFTKGLIINRIIKAHIDIHTLEQTETNFKSKLIEWCQRHGKDVLFELTLNQDGESNKLFTIQVNIDGEIMGLGKEFSKKNAEKLAAEKACEALGI, from the coding sequence ATGCCTGTAAGCCGCTTATACAAGCTCTACTTATCTCCGCACCGTAAATACGTAAAAACACTAAAAAATTTGCTCGGCTTTGTGCCGGGCAATTTGTCTTTATACCGGTTGGCTTTCAGGCATAAGTCTGTGGCTCAATCTGTTAAAAAAGGTGTTAAAAACAGTAACGAACGGTTAGAATTTTTGGGCGATGCCGTTTTAGGCAGCGTGGTGGCCGAGGTATTGTTTAAAATGTACCCTTACGAAGATGAGGGATTTTTAACCGAGCTGCGCTCAAAAATTGTTAGCCGTAACAATCTTAACCAGCTTGCCCGCAAACTGGGCTTAGAAGGCCTTATACAATACGATAACCGCATGGTAGCTTCAGCCCGCCAGGGCTCGTTACTGGGCGATGCATTTGAAGCACTGGTAGGCGCTGTATACCTCGACAAAGGTTACGATTTTACCAAAGGGTTAATCATTAACCGCATTATCAAAGCTCATATTGATATTCACACCCTTGAGCAAACCGAAACCAACTTTAAAAGCAAATTAATTGAGTGGTGCCAGCGCCACGGCAAAGACGTGCTTTTTGAACTCACGCTAAACCAGGACGGAGAAAGCAATAAACTGTTCACCATCCAGGTAAACATCGACGGCGAAATTATGGGTCTTGGCAAGGAGTTCAGCAAAAAGAATGCGGAGAAACTGGCGGCCGAAAAGGCTTGCGAAGCGTTGGGTATATAA
- a CDS encoding DUF2683 family protein, with the protein METLIVHPKTKEQLAALKAFIKALKIDFSTEKGPYNPEFVEKILQGREDIKNGKGVKIAPEDLWK; encoded by the coding sequence ATGGAGACTTTAATTGTACATCCAAAAACGAAAGAACAATTAGCTGCGCTAAAAGCATTTATAAAAGCGCTTAAAATTGACTTTAGTACTGAAAAAGGGCCATACAATCCGGAATTTGTTGAAAAGATACTCCAAGGCCGTGAAGATATTAAGAATGGCAAAGGTGTTAAAATAGCACCTGAAGACTTATGGAAGTAA
- a CDS encoding Txe/YoeB family addiction module toxin → MEVIFSPKAIDDLNYWRKSGNKTIQNKISNLLKAIQKDPFKGIGKPEPLKHNLSGAWSRRITQEHRLVYEINERNQIVILDVLSLRGHY, encoded by the coding sequence ATGGAAGTAATTTTTAGCCCCAAAGCAATTGATGATCTCAATTACTGGCGAAAATCCGGTAACAAAACCATTCAAAATAAAATATCAAATCTTTTAAAAGCTATACAGAAAGATCCGTTTAAAGGTATTGGAAAGCCCGAGCCTTTAAAGCATAATTTATCAGGTGCCTGGTCCCGACGCATTACTCAAGAGCATCGGTTAGTTTACGAGATCAATGAGCGAAATCAAATAGTAATTCTTGATGTACTTTCGCTAAGAGGCCATTATTAA